A window from Phalacrocorax aristotelis chromosome 5, bGulAri2.1, whole genome shotgun sequence encodes these proteins:
- the ZNF142 gene encoding zinc finger protein 142 isoform X1, whose amino-acid sequence MSAGVAVSEGTSGEMEPLCSELLLPTPGEAGAVGSPGVASTGLSGTPPLTASQDLVLAEASMPGEGAHVEGSNVEIFIETVAGNVTLSNTASATELLVKVVELYFCERCGQSFPEASLLSQHQCLLLAPSRHLELPGALSASASKGQSEPGVSELPGASAQEGSAPEHLLCPVCQEAFVQPSELKEHFKTHRTPPGALPCPEKGCHFATEDRKQLRGHLRRLHGASAVSCAYRACPLLFPSRLAMEQHHRTHFPFHCSHCNFVTANAKLFWQHRKGHTVEPPTETPATGSPPGSAPHGLKQHCVPLPAAAEGQEEVGNCHPGWEDTAAEARLANPMGPREGSLEGQKVSAGEGELDSGGDESPEEEGEAKEDRKAAPEKAKVPPAQHFKGDVAEGSEYLYKTHMCPECKRCFKKRTHLVEHLHLHFPDPSLQCPNCHKYFTSKSKLKIHMMRETGEKAHRCPLCHYSSVEKNALNRHMASMHEDISNFYSDVYSCPVCEEKFRLSQALKEHLKTHKAEPKRLSCFQGGCNYCAEDRKEFVRHLKDAHGIKAVECKYHACSLLFGTAEAMEAHRKTHYAFHCQQCDFICSNKHVFRKHKKQGHPGSEQLQCSFCPYATFNPVEFHDHVGKMHANEKIHKCTECAFATAHKRVLIRHMLLHTGEKPHKCELCNFTCRDVSYLSKHMLTHSNDKNFMCTECGYITKWKHYLNVHMRKHTGDLRYQCNQCSYRCHRADQLSSHKLRHQGKSLICEVCGFACKRKYELQKHMQAKHSQNYQVPIFQCQYCTYQTKYKQALLNHENCKHTKQKEFRCALCSYCTFSNTSLFFHKRKIHGYIPGDKDWLENYASKELEISSSEALFGYELGTALHVDASSPLAGKEQWAKAKSSQVESQGKEGHQQALMVPVLGQGAAPLESSSRAEGGVGEGEQSRPTAGDALGDGCVQGDAATSSTELTASEDVTETCTLHLEALNVSSDPLLEHLTGEACAAQPGSMEMLSCKEPPTAYEMLGSQGDLGLEVNDNTLEDIPDLEEEEADVQEEEVVRLEDRVVAGDSQGKSSLRQARGYLEGSCLDHHKLVADTEMRGTSQAKLPEAWLSVLKTADQSHPPVPEDAATSDDDARGGSELVLKALRKQDKEQAETLVLEGRVQMLVVQSESQIFKCEKCSYITRKEKSMSLHSKASCQSRRAPLVCHECGASFKQQRGLNTHVLKKCPVLLKKNKILRPAGQEPPGLCQPTDQPGDNSMEMAGSERGGSEGSGRAESPWEAELLPDKMQTAGSPLAEEQASGCPAPEKSLLGDSTEVAEKPPQQGVGGEPPGAACPPQPGKHLEKYRLEGGKLHCNACSFVCSRVSTITSHVEDGCRSLEQFWCSLCPEAFRSRRALKSHCAEKHIVHPEEDGPQSTELPAGGLASAEVGQPGEPPLDAAPPKSTLPKRRRFSCPTCPFTCHQERAMKTHKKRGCVVLGEFRCTSCPFTSKVAKALRLHRKLHRKHYSKRPQLQCRQCEFTCKQARCLRQHIRIKHEGVKPHKCCYCEFSTTRRYRLEAHQSLHTGVGRIACGICSQTFGTNSKLRIHRLRVHEKTPTHFCPLCDYSSYLQNDITRHVNSCHRGELNFSCPRCEARFSSETALKQHVLRRHEEKVSYGCPRCGFMCHSEATLKCHVQKQHPHLECSTCKETFRTREALEEHKTQHFSHRCELCSFAAKERQQLVRHYVESHEPTAPQDKPLQCPFCDFACRHQLVFDQHMKGHGGTRVYKCSDCEYTTKNRQKITWHIRIHTGEKPYKCHLCKYACADPSRLKYHMRIHKEERKYLCPDCGYKCKWVNQLKYHMTKHTGVKPYRCDECEYRTNRADALRVHKETRHREARSFICEQCGKAFKTRFLLKTHLKKHSEEKPYVCNACGRAFRWAAGLRHHYLTHTNEHPFFCRYCPYKAKQKFQVIKHIQRHHPERGAGDPSQGVGKDPSTPTVHLHAVQRERQAQGLPGTEQEGGCPAEKDSASQ is encoded by the exons ATGAGTGCAGGAGTGGCTGTTTCTGAGGGTACCAGTGGGGAGATGGAGCCCTTGTGCTCAGAGCTTCTCCTGCCCACACCgggagaggcaggagctgtAGGaagccctggtgtggccagcacTGGCCTGTCTGGGACACCCCCGCTGACTGCCAGCCAGGACTTGGTGCTGGCGGAGGCATCAatgcctggggaaggggctcaCGTTGAAGGAAGCAATGTAGAAATATTCATCGAAACTGTGGCTGGCAACGTGACGCTGAGCAACACAGCCAGTGCCACAG agctgctggtcaAAGTGGTGGAGCTCTATTTCTGCGAGAGGTGTGGCCAGAGCTTCCCGGAGGCCTCCCTGCTGTCCCAACAccagtgcctgctgctggcCCCCAGCAGGCACTTGGAGCTCCCTGGGGCACTGTCAGCTTCTGCCAGCAAGGGCCAGAGTGAGCCAGGGGTCTCAGAGCTGCCTGGAGCCAGTGCACAGGAGGGCTCGGCTCCCGAGCACCTGCTGTGCCCCGTCTGCCAGGAAGCATTTGTGCAGCCCAGCGAACTGAAGGAGCACTTCAAGACCCACCGCACCCCACCtggagccctgccctgccctgagAAGGGCTGCCACTTTGCCACGGAGGACCGCAAGCAACTGCGTGGCCACCTGCGCCGCCTGCATGGGGCCTCTGCTGTGTCCTGTGCCTACCGTGCCTGCCCGCTGCTCTTCCCCAGCCGCCTGGCCATGGAGCAGCACCACCGCACCCACTTCCCCTTCCACTGCAGCCACTGCAACTTTGTCACAGCCAACGCCAAGCTCTTCTGGCAGCACAGGAAGGGCCACACTGTGGAGCCCCCCACAGAGACACCCGCAACAGGCAGCCCCCCTGGCTCAGCCCCCCATGGTCTCAAGCAGCACTGTGTCCCGCTGCCAG cagcagcagaagggcaggaggaggtggggaatTGCCACCCTGGCTGGGAAGACACCGCAGCAGAAGCCAGGCTGGCAAATCCCATGGGCCCCAGAGAGGGCTCCTTGGAGGGGCAGAAAGTAtcagctggagaaggggagTTGGACAGCGGTGGGGACGAGTCGCCAGAGGAGGAAGGCGAGGCCAAAGAAGACAGAAAGGCAGCTCCTGAGAAAGCCAAAGTGCCGCCGGCACAGCACTTCAAAG GGGATGTCGCGGAGGGCTCCGAGTACCTCTACAAAACCCACATGTGCCCTGAATGCAAGCGATGCTTCAAGAAACGGACACACCTGGTAGAGCACCTCCACTTGCACTTCCCTGACCCTAGCCTGCAGTGCCCCAACTGCCACAAGTACTTCACCagcaaaagcaagctgaaaatcCACATGATGCGTGAGACGGGTGAGAAGGCCCACCGCTGTCCGCTCTGCCACTACAGCTCGGTGGAGAAGAATGCCCTCAACCGCCACATGGCCAGCATGCACGAGGACATCTCCAACTTCTACTCTGATGTTTACTCCTGCCCTGTCTGTGAGGAGAAGTTTCGGCTCAGCCAGGCCCTCAAAGAGCACTTGAAGACTCACAAAGCTGAGCCCAAGAGGCTGAGCTGCTTCCAGGGGGGCTGCAACTACTGTGCGGAGGACCGGAAGGAGTTTGTCCGTCACCTCAAGGATGCTCATGGCATCAAGGCAGTGGAGTGCAAGTACCACGCCTGCTCGCTGCTCTTTGGCACGGCCGAGGCCATGGAGGCTCACCGAAAAACACACTATGCCTTCCACTGCCAGCAGTGTGACTTCATCTGCTCCAACAAGCACGTTTTCCGCAAGCACAAGAAGCAGGGGCACCCGGGCAGCGAGCAGCTCCAGTGCAGCTTCTGCCCCTACGCCACTTTCAACCCCGTGGAGTTTCATGACCACGTGGGCAAGATGCATGCCAACGAGAAGATCCACAAGTGCACCGAGTGTGCCTTTGCCACTGCGCACAAGAGGGTGCTCATCCGGCACATGCTGCTGCACACCG GAGAGAAACCTCACAAGTGTGAACTCTGCAACTTCACGTGCCGGGACGTGAGCTACCTGTCCAAGCACATGCTGACCCACTCCAATGACAAGAACTTCATGTGCACTGAGTGCGGGTACATCACCAAGTGGAAGCACTACCTGAACGTCCACATGCGCAAGCACACCGGAGATCTCCG GTACCAGTGCAACCAGTGCTCATACCGGTGCCACCGTGCTGACCAGCTGAGCAGCCACAAGCTGCGGCACCAAGGAAAGAGTCTGATCTGCGAGGTGTGTGGCTTTGCTTGCAAGCGCAAGTATGAGCTGCAGAAGCACATGCAGGCAAAGCACTCGCAGAACTACCAGGTGCCCATCTTCCAGTGCCAGTACTGCACCTACCAGACCAAGTACAAGCAGGCACTGTTGAACCACGAGAACTGCAAGCACACCAAGCAGAAGGAGTTTCGCTGCGCCCTCTGCTCCTACTGCACCTTCAGCAATACCAGCCTCTTCTTCCACAAGCGCAAGATTCATGGCTACATCCCTGGCGACAAGGACTGGCTGGAAAACTACgccagcaaggagctggagaTCAGCTCATCTGAGGCGCTCTTTGGCTACGAGCTCGGCACAGCCCTGCATGTGGATGCAAGCTCCCCCCTTGCTGGCAAGGAACAGTGGGCAAAGGCAAAGTCATCCCAGGTGGAGTCCCAGGGGAAAGAGGGCCACCAGCAAGCGCTCATGGTGCCTGTCCTtgggcagggtgctgctccACTGGAGAGCAGCAGTAGGGCAGAGGGAGGTGTGGGTGAGGGGGAGCAGAGCCGTCCcactgctggtgatgccctggGAGATGGCTGCGTGCAAGGAGATGCTGCCACCAGCTCAACTGAGCTCACTGCTTCTGAGGATGTGACAGAGACCTGCACATTGCATTTGGAGGCATTGAATGTCTCGTCTGACCCCCTTCTGGAGCATTTGACTGGGGAAGCCTGTGCAGCGCAGCCAGGGAGTATGGAAATGCTGTCCTGCAAGGAGCCTCCCACAGCCTATGAGATGCTTGGCTCCCAGGGTGACCTTGGCTTGGAGGTCAATGACAATACGCTTGAAGACATCCCAGACttagaggaagaggaggcagatgtacaggaggaggaggtggtgagGCTGGAGGACAGGGTAGTAGCAGGAGACAGCCAGGGAAAAAGTTCCCTAAGGCAGGCCAGAGGCTACCTCGAGGGGTCATGCTTGGACCACCACAAGCTGGTGGCAGACACTGAGATGAGAGGGACGAGCCAAGCCAAGCTGCCAGAGGCCTGGCTCAGCGTGCTGAAGACAGCTGACCAGAGCCACCCACCTGTCCCAGAAGACGCAGCCACCTCTGATGACGATGCCAGAGGCGGCTCAGAGTTGGTGCTGAAGGCACTCCGGAAGCAGGACAAGGAGCAGGCGGAGACACtggtgctggagggcagggtGCAGATGCTGGTGGTACAGTCAGAAAGCCAGATCTTTAAGTGCGAGAAGTGCTCATACATCACACGGAAGGAGAAGTCCATGTCCCTGCACTCCAAGGCCAGCTGCCAGAGCCGCCGGGCCCCGCTTGTGTGCCACGAGTGCGGTGCCAGCTTTAAGCAGCAAAGGGGCCTCAACACCCATGTCCTTAAGAAGTGCCCAGTCCTCCTGAAGAAGAACAAGATCCTCAGACCAGCTGGTCAGGAGCCACCTGGGTTGTGCCAACCTACTGACCAGCCTGGTGATAACAGTATGGAAATGGCAGGGAGTGAGAGGGGAGGCTCAGAGGGGTCTGGCCGTGCTGAGAGCCCCTGGGAAGCTGAACTGCTGCCTGACAAAATGCAGACGGCAGGCAGTCCTTTGGCTGAGGAACAGGCTTCAGGCTGTCCTGCCCCCGAGAAATCCCTGCTGGGTGACAGCACAGAGGTGGCGGAAAAGCCTCCCCAGCAAGGGGTTGGAGGTGAGCCACCTGGAGCTGCttgtcccccccagcctgggaAACACTTGGAGAAATACcggctggagggagggaagctgcACTGCAATGCCTGCTCCTTCGTGTGCTCCCGTGTCTCCACCATCACCTCCCACGTGGAGGACGGGTGCCGGAGCCTGGAGCAGTTCTGGTGCTCCCTCTGCCCTGAGGCCTTCCGCTCCAGGCGGGCCCTCAAGAGTCACTGTGCCGAGAAGCACATCGTGCATCCTGAGGAGGATGGACCCCAAAGCACTGAGCTCCCTGCAGGGGGCCTGGCCAGCGCTGAGGTGGGCCAGCCTGGTGAGCCTCCCCTGGATGCAGCCCCCCCAAAATCCACCCTGCCCAAGAGAAGGCGTTTCTCCTGCCCGACCTGCCCCTTTACCTGCCACCAAGAACGAGCTATGAAGACGCACAAGAAGAGgggctgcgtggtgctgggCGAGTTTCGCTGCACCTCCTGTCCCTTCACCTCCAAGGTTGCCAAAGCCCTGCGGCTGCACCGCAAGCTGCACCGCAAGCATTACAGCAAGCGGCCGCAGCTGCAGTGTCGCCAGTGCGAGTTCACCTGCAAGCAGGCCCGCTGCCTGCGGCAACACATCCGCATCAAGCACGAGGGGGTGAAGCCACACAAATGCTGCTACTGCGAGTTCAGCACCACACGGCGCTACCGCCTGGAGGCCCACCAGTCCCTGCACACCGGCGTGGGGCGCATCGCCTGCGGCATCTGCAGCCAGACCTTTGGCACCAACTCCAAGCTGCGCATCCACCGCCTGCGGGTGCATGAGAAGACGCCCACCCACTTCTGCCCGCTCTGCGACTACAGCAGCTACCTGCAGAATGACATCACCCGCCACGTCAACAGCTGCCACCGTGGTGAGCTCAACTTCAGCTGCCCCCGCTGCGAGGCTCGCTTCAGCTCTGAGACGGCCCTCAAGCAGCACGTCCTGCGGCGGCACGAGGAGAAGGTGTCCTACGGCTGTCCGCGCTGCGGCTTCATGTGCCACAGTGAGGCCACGCTCAAGTGCCACGTGCAGAAGCAGCACCCGCACCTGGAGTGCAGCACCTGCAAGGAGACCTTCCGCACCCGGGAGGCACTGGAGGAGCACAAGACACAGCATTTCAGCCACCGCTGTGAGCTGTGCAGCTTTGCAGCCAAGGAGCGGCAGCAGCTGGTGCGGCATTACGTGGAGAGCCACGAGCCAACTGCCCCCCAGGACAAACCCCTGCAGTGCCCCTTCTGTGACTTTGCCTGCCGCCACCAGCTCGTCTTTGACCAGCACATGAAGGGCCATGGGGGCACCCGTGTGTACAAGTGCTCAGACTGCGAGTACACCACGAAGAACAGGCAGAAGATCACGTGGCACATCCGCATCCACACCGGCGAGAAGCCTTACAAGTGCCACCTCTGTAAATATGCATGTGCTGACCCCTCACGTCTCAAG TACCACATGCGGATCCACAAGGAGGAGCGGAAATACCTCTGCCCTGACTGCGGCTACAAGTGCAAGTGGGTGAACCAGCTGAAGTACCACATGACGAAGCACACGG GCGTGAAGCCGTACCGCTGTGACGAGTGCGAGTACCGCACCAACCGGGCGGACGCCCTGCGGGTGCACAAGGAGACACGACATCGGGAGGCCCGCTCCTTCATCTGCGAGCAGTGCGGCAAGGCCTTCAAGACCCGCTTCCTCCTCAAGACCCACCTGAAGAAGCACAGCGAGGAGAAGCCCTATGTCTGCAATGCCTGCGGGCGGGCGTTCCGCTGGGCAGCCGGCCTGCGCCACCATTACCTGACCCACACCAACGAGCACCCCTTCTTCTGCCGCTACTGCCCCTACAAGGCCAAGCAGAAGTTCCAGGTCATCAAACACATCCAGCGGCATCACCCTGAGCGCGGGGCCGGTGACCCCAGCCAGGGGGTGGGCAAAGACCCCAGCACACCCACCGTCCACCTCCACgctgtgcagagggagaggCAGGCCCAGGGGCTCCCTGGGACGGAGCAGGAAGGAGGGtgccctgcggagaaggacaGCGCTTCACAGTGA